A region of the Streptomyces sp. NBC_00442 genome:
TGCGTCTGAAGCCCGCCGATGGCGGCTCCTGGCTGCGCGTCGGCATCGACGGGGCCCCCGCGGCCCGCACCGGAGAGCTCGCGCAACGCCTCGCGCAGTCGCTCCGGCTGGGCGGCAGGTCGGTGCTCGACGTCTCCACCGAGGGCTTCCTGCGACCCGCGTCGCTCCGCTACGAATACGGACATCAGGACCCGGACACGTACTACGACGGCTGGTTCGACACCGGCGCGCTGTGGCGGGAGGTCTTCGGGCCGCTGGACCCCGGCGGCACCGGACGGGTGCTGTCCGACCTGTGGGACCCGGTGACCGACCGGGCAACCCGGAGCCCCTACCAAGTCCTCCCGGAGGGCGGGGTGCTGATCGTGCACGGCCCGATGCTCCTTGGCCGCTGGTTCCCCCTCGACCTCACCGTGCACCTGCGCCTCGCGCCCCACGCGCTGCGCCGCAGAACGGAGGAGGACGCCCGCTGGACGCTCACCGCTCTCGAACGCTACGAGTCCGAGGTGCGGCCGACGGACGTGGCCGATGTCGTGGTGCGGGTGGACGACCCTCGCCATCCGGCCTGGGAGGCGAAGGGGGAACAGTAGACGGGTGAACAGCAGACGGGGCCCAGTGGACGGGGGCCAGTGGACGGGGCGCCAGTAAGGGCCGCCGTCCTCTACTCCCTTACTCCCTCGACAGCGGCCGCCCTCCCACCGCGCCCACCGCCAGCGCCCCGGCCCGGCACCCCGCCTCCGCGGCCCGCACCGGGGACGCCCCCAGCAGACGGGCGGCGAGAAAACCGCCGGTGAAGGCGTCGCCGGCACCCGTGGAGTCCAGGGCCCGCGCCCTCGGCGCCGGCACCCTCGCGACGACCTCCCCGGCCGCGGCCACCAGCGCGCCGGCCGAACCGAGCGTTACCGCCACCAAGGGGAACAGCCTGCTCAACTTGGCCGCCGCGTCGGCGGGTTCGGGCAGGCCCGTCAGGTACGTCGCCTCCTGCGCGTTGGGCAGCAGGACGTCCGCGCCCTCGGCCGCGGCAAGGAACCGTTCGACGCCGAGATCGGCGAGGAAGCCCGACGACGCCGGGTCGACGCTCACGCTGACGCCGGCGCCCCTGGCCGAATCCCGCGCCAGCAGAGCGAGTTGGCGGCTCCGGTCGGCGAACAGGAGATAGCCCGACAGATGGAGGTGGGCGACGCCGTCGAGGAGGGCGGGGGACCAGTCGGCGGGGCCCAGATGATGCACCGCGCCACTGTCCGTGAGGAAGGTCCGCTCCGCCGTGGCGGCGTCGACCAGGGAGATCACGGTCGCCGTCGGCGTGTCGGCGTCCTGGACCAGCAAGGGGCGCACACCCGCGCGACGCAACCGCAGATCGTGCCAAGCGGCGGCGTCCCGGCCGACCCGGGCGAGCAGCCGTACGTCCGGTAAGCCCGAATGAACCGCCCAGCACGCCGCGTTGGCGCCCGCGCCGCCCGCCACCGTAACAATGTCGGCCGCGGTGTCGCTGGCGGTACTGAGCGGTCCGCGGTACCGGGCGACCACGTCGGTCACGACGTCCCCGACCACCAGGAGCCCGCCCGCGGCACGGCCACGGCCCGCCTCGGCACCACCCGCTCCGCTCACAGCGCTGCCGCGATCTCCGCCGCGAGCCGCACGTTGCCGCGTACGGCCGCCACATTGGCCTCCAGGGACGCGCCCTGCGTGTGCTCGACGAGATGGGCCAACAGGAAGGGAGTGACCGCCTGCCCCGTGATCCCTTGGGCGCGGCAGGCGGCGAGACCCGAGGCGAGCACCTCGTCGTGCAGCCGGGGATCGAGCTGCTCCGCCTCCGGCACCGGATTGGCCACGATGACCGCCGAGCCGAGCGCGAGCGAGCGATGGGCCCGCAGGACGTCCGCCGCCTCCCGAGGCGTCCGCACCGTCCAGTCGACGGGCTCGCCCGAACTCGACAGGTAGAACCCGGGGAAGCGGTCGGTGCCGTATCCGACGACCGGGACCCCGAGCGTCTCCAGGCGCTGGAGCGTGGCCGGCACGTCGAGGATCGACTTCACGCCCGCGCACACCACCGCGATCGGCGTCGTCGCGAGCAGCCGAAGATCCGCCGACTCGTCCTGAGTGCGGTCCCACTCGCGGTGTACGCCGCCGAGGCCGCCCGTGGCGAAGACGCGCAGCCCCGCCCGCTCGGCCAGGAACGCGGTGGCCGACACCGTCGTCGCCCCGCTGACCCCCGTCGCCAGCGCCATCGGCAGATCACGGTGGCCGAGCTTGCGCAGCTCGTCATGGGCCACGCGCTCCAACTGCCCCTTGTCCAGGCCCACCCGGGGACGCCCGTCGAGCACGGCGATCGTCGCGGGAACGGCACCCCCGGCCCGAACCAGCTGCTCCAGCTCCTGGGCGACCCGCAGATTGCATGGCCGGGGGAGGCCGTGCGAGATGATCGTCGACTCCAGGGCCACCACGGGGCGGCCCTCTTCCAGGGCGGTCCGTACTTCCTTCGAGATCTCGGTGACATCGGTGATCTCGCGCGCGTCACGTACGTCGTCACAGGACATGTCCCATCCCTGGCGCGCCCGGAGGGCGGATAAACGCGTCCGGCGTGTCCGGCGGGGCCGACCGGAGGCCGCTCGACAGTGTGTCGCGCCGGGGCGCCCGGAGCGGGTCGCGGTGTCGCTCGAAGCCCCGGCCGGGCGCGGCTAGATTGAGCGGCCATGAGCACCATGGACGACGCCACCGCCCCCGCAGGCCACAACCCCCAGGGCCCCGCATCCTTCGCCGTGCGCGTGTCCGACGCCGCACTGGAACCCGAGCCGCTCGATCCGGCCCAGATCGTCTCCGGCAGCCCCGAGGTGACGGGGAAGGTGCTGTGGGAGTCGCCGGACGGCAAGCAGATCCGGGGCATCTGGCAGATCACTCCGGGCGTGGTCACCGATACCGAGGCCGACGAACTCTTCGTGGTGGTCAGCGGGCGCGCCACCGTCGAGGTGGCCGGAGGCGCCACCCTTGAGCTCGGGCCCGGCGACGCCTGCGTGCTGCGTGAAGGCGACCGCACCACCTGGACCGTGCACGAGACGCTCCGCAAGGTCTACCAGATCAGCTCGTAGGCCCCTGCGCTGGAGGCCGGGGGCGGGGGGCAGGGGCGGGGGCAGCGCCCAGACCAGTGACGCCGCTCGGAACAGAGGCGCCGCTCGGGACAGAGGCGCCTCTCAGAACAGAGGCTGCGGCAGCACCCCTTCGAGCGCGAGCAGCTGTCGCTTGGTCTCCAGGCCGCCGCCGAACCCGCCCAGGCCGCCGCCGCTCTCCACCACGCGGTGACAGGGCACCACCACGGGCAGCGGGTTCGCCCCCATGGCCGCGCCCACCGCCTGCGCCGCCCCGGGCTGGCCGACCCGGCCTGCCAGATCGCCGTAGCCCACCACCGTGCCGTACGGCACCCCGGCCGCGAGCTCGCGCAACACCTGCCGATTGAATCCGGACGCGAGCGACCAGTCGAGCGGCAGCGTGAATTCGCGCAGCCGGCCGTCGAAGTACGCCCCGATCTGGCGTATGGGCTCCTCCAGAGGGCCCGCGCGGCCGGGCACGGCCGGGGCGGGCTCCGTGCCGAACCGGGCGGCCAGGGCCCGCACGGCACGGGCCCGTACCGCTTCGTCGGCATGGAACACCACGTTCACCAGACCCTGGCCCGTCGCGGCCAGGAGCAGCGGACCGATGTCACTGCCGACCACGGTCCACTCGACGAACTGCGCATCGCTGTCCATGCCGACCACGGTACGACCGCCCACTGACAACGCGGCCCCGCCCGCCGGCACCGAAACCCCGCCCGCCGACGGCACAGCCCGTCCGCTGACACCAGCGCCCCGTCCGCCAGGGAAGCCACGAAGGCGGTGCCAAAGCGAACAGATCCCCCCAGAGGGGAACGCCCCGAGCGCCCGGAGTCGATAAATTGCCCGGAAAATGTTTGCCTGTCGCGCGGCGAGCCCTAATGTCGCCCCGAACCAGGGCCGCAACAGGAGTAGGGCCTCTTCAGTCGGTACGGGGTGAAGGGCACACGCGTATGCACGGGACGGTCGACGGATTCAGCTATGGCCTGGTGACGCCGGTGGCGGCGTTCATCATGGCCTGTCTAGGCGGAGCGCTCGGGCTGCGCTGCACCGCACGGTCCGTGCTGAGCGGGCGCTCCTTCAAGGCCGCCTGGCTCGCGCTCGGCGCCACGTCCATAGGCTCGGGCATCTGGACCATGCACTTCATCGCGATGATGGGCTTCAGCGTCCACGCGGTGCCGCTGGGCTACGACCGCGGCATCACCTTCGCCAGCCTCGTCGTGGCGATCGTCATGGTCGGCATCGGCATCTTCATCGTCGGCTACCGGGGCGCCACCCCCATGGCCCTGGTCACCGGCGGCACCATCACCGGGCTCGGCGTCGCCACCATGCACTACCTGGGCATGGCCGGGATCAAGATGAACGGAGAGTTCGAGTACAACACCTTCGTCGTCAGCATCTCCGTGGTGATCGCCGTGGTGGCCGCCACGGCCGCCCTCTGGGCGGCCGTCTCCGTGCACGGGTTCATGGCGAGCCTGGTGGCCAGCCTCGTCATGGGCGTCGCGGTCAGCGGCATGCACTACACCGGCATGGCCGCACTCAGCGTCCAGCTCCACGGCGGCGCCACCGGAACGTCCAGCGGCGGTGAGTCGCCCGCCGCCCTGCTCGCACCCATGCTGATCGGACCCGTCGCCTTCCTGGTCCTGGCCGGCGTGGTCGTGATGTTCGACCCCCTCGTGGTCATGGGCAAGCCGGACTGGCAAAAGCGCCCGCCGCGCCAGATCCCCACCCCCAGGCACCGCCCGTCCTTCCCGGAACGCACCAGCTGGGCGGCGTCCGAGCCACCGCGCGAAGGCTCCGCGTCGCCGCACGACTGGTGACGGGAACCCGATCGGACCGCGGTTGTCAGTGGCGGGTCGTACGGTGGTTGCATGCGGCCCGTTTCCAAGATCGAACGTACGGTGGCGCCCTTCGAGGTCGTCAGTCCCTACCAGCCCAGCGGTGACCAGCCGGCGGCCATCGCCGAGCTGGAGAAGCGCATCCGCGCAGGTGAGAAGGACGTCGTCCTGCTCGGCGCCACCGGCACCGGAAAGTCGGCGACGACTGCCTGGATGATCGAGAAGCTCCAGCGCCCCACCCTCGTCATGGCGCCGAACAAAACGCTGGCCGCCCAGCTGGCGAACGAGTTCCGTGAGCTGCTGCCCAACAACGCCGTCGAGTACTTCGTGTCGTACTACGACTACTACCAGCCCGAGGCGTACGTCCCGCAGTCGGACACCTACATCGAGAAGGACTCCTCGATCAACGAGGAGGTCGAGCGGCTGCGCCACTCCGCGACCAACTCCCTGCTGACCCGCCGTGACGTGATCGTGGTCGCCTCCGTCTCCTGCATCTACGGCCTGGGCACCCCGCAGGAGTACGTCGACCGCATGGTGCAGCTGAAGGTCGGCGACGAAATCGACCGCGACCAGCTGCTGCGCCGCTTCGTCGACATCCAGTACACCCGCAACGACGTGGCGTTCGCCCGCGGCACCTTCCGGGTGCGCGGCGACACCATCGAGATCTTCCCGGTGTACGAGGAACTGGCCGTCCGCATCGAGATGTTCGGGGACGAGATCGAGGCCCTCTCCACCCTGCACCCGATCACCGGCGAGATCATCAGCGAGGACCAGTCGCTGTACGTCTTCCCGGCGAGCCACTACGTGGCCGGCCCGGAGCGCATGGAGAAGGCCGTCAACGGCATCGAGAAGGAGCTGGAGCAGCGCCTGGCGGAGCTGGAGAAGCAGGGCAAGCTCCTGGAGGCGCAGCGGCTGCGCATGCGCACCACGTACGACCTGGAGATGCTCCGCCAGATCGGCAGCTGCTCGGGCGTCGAGAACTATTCGATGCACTTCGACGGCCGCGACCCCGGCACCGCGCCCAACACCCTGATCGACTACTTCCCCGAGGACTTCCTGCTGGTCCTGGACGAGTCGCACGTGACGGTGCCGCAGATCGGCGCGATGTACGAGGGCGACGCCTCCCGCAAGCGCACCCTCGTCGACCACGGTTTCCGGCTGCCCTCCGCGCTGGACAACCGGCCGCTGAAGTGGGAGGAGTTCCTGGGCCGCATCGGCCAGACCGTCTACCTGTCGGCCACCCCCGGCAAGTACGAACTGTCCCGCGGCGACGGCTTCGTGGAGCAGATCATCCGCCCGACCGGCCTGGTCGACCCGGAGGTCGTGGTCAAGCCCACCGAGGGGCAGATCGACGACCTGGTGCACGAGATCCGGCAGCGCACCGAGAAGGACGAGCGCATCCTGGTCACCACCCTGACCAAGAAGATGGCCGAGGACCTCACCGACTACTTCCTCGAACTGGGCATCCAGGTGCGCTACTTGCACAGCGACGTCGACACGCTGCGCCGCATCGAGCTCCTGCGCGAACTGCGGGCCGGCGAGTACGACGTCCTGGTCGGCATCAACCTGCTCCGTGAGGGCCTCGACCTGCCCGAGGTCTCCCTGGTGGCGATCCTCGATGCCGACAAGGAGGGCTTCCTCCGTTCGGGCACCTCTCTGATCCAGACCATCGGCCGTGCGGCACGCAACGTCTCCGGCCAGGTCCACATGTACGCCGACCGCGTCACCCCGGCGATGGAGAAGGCCATCGAGGAGACCAACCGGCGCCGCGAGAAGCAGATCGCGTACAACACGGAGAGGGGCATCGATCCGCAGCCGCTGCGGAAGAAGATCAACGACATCGTCGCGACCATCGCGCGCGAAGAGGTCGACACCGAGCAGCTGCTCGGCACCGGATACCGCCAGGGCAAGGAGGGGAAGGCCGCCAAAGCGCCGGTCCCCGCACTCGGAGGCAAGGCGGCGAAGACGGCCAAGGGCGCCAAGAAGGAGCTCACCGACCGGCCGGCGGCCGAACTGGCGGGAATCATCGAGGAGATGACCGACCGGATGCGGGCCGCGGCCGCGGACCTGCAGTTCGAGGTGGCGGCCCGGCTGCGCGACGAGGTCGGCGAACTGAAGAAGGAACTCCGTCAGATGAGGGAGGCGGGTCTCGCCTGACGGGCGGGGCGCGGGGGCGGGGCCCTTGCGTGCGCGGTGTGTTGCAACACCGCCACAAAAGGCCCCCGCGTAGTGGCGTGGGGCGCGTCACTGCGTAGGGTCGGGCGCGAGAACGTACAACAACGCAAAGCATGTCAAGGCACATCAAGAACGACACATGGGGAGAGGGGACAGCGCGTGACGGTCAATCTGTCCAAGGGTCAGGCCATCAGCCTGGAGAAGCAGGGTGGCGGCACCCTGACCGCGGTGCGCATGGGGCTCGGCTGGCAGGCGGCCCCGCGCCGAGGTCTGTTCGGCAAGCGGACGCAGGAGATCGACCTGGACGCCTCGGCGGTGCTCTTCGCCGACAAGCAGCCCGTGGACGTGGTCTTCTTCCGTCACCTCGTCAGCGACGACGGCTCGGTCCGGCACACCGGTGACAACCTGGTGGGCGGTGCGGGCCAGGGCGGTGACGACGAGTCGATCCTGGTCGACCTCGCGCGCGTGCCGGTCCACATCGACCAGATCGTCTTCACGGTGAACTCGTTCACCGGCCAGACGTTCCAGGAGGTGCAGAACGCCTTCTGCCGTCTGGTCGACGAGACGAACGGCCAGGAGCTGGCCCGCTACACGCTGGACGGCGGCGGCCAGTACACCGCGCAGATCATGGCCAAGGTGCACCGCGCGGGCGCCGGCTGGCAGATGACGGCCATCGGCAACCCGGCCAACGGACGCACCTTCCAGGACCTGATGCCGGCGATCCTGCCCCACCTCTGATCGCACCGCAGTACGGACACCGCAGTAGTACGAAACACCGCAGCTCCCGGAGGCACGACGCCGCCGGGAGCTGCATCACAACCACCGATGCATCGCCGTCCGCAACTGACGGTCCGTAACTGACAGTTGGAGAAGGGTAGTTGGGGACCAGTGGTCGGCCACTGACAGCGAAGTCTGCCAGCCGACGACTGACAGCCGAAGTCTGCCAGCCGTCAGCTGCCAGCCGACAGCTGACAGCCGGCGACTGACAATCGACGGCTGACAGCGGACAACTGACAACCGCGCACGCACGACCATCAACTCGACGAGGGGACAGAGGCGATGACGGCCGAGCTGGTACGGGGACAGAACCACCCCCTGCCCCAGACCCGACTGGAAATCCGGGTGTCGGCCGGCACCCCGATCGTGGCGGGCGCCACGCTCGGCGACGAGCAGGGCAGGGTGCACGGCGTCGAGCGGGTCGCCCACCCCGGCTCGCCGGCCCTGCCCGGCGTCGAGGTCTCCCGGCAGGCCGCCGCCGAGCACCGCTTGGCCGTGGACCTGGAGGCCCTGGGCGAGGGAGTGCACCGGGTCGGCGTGCTCCTCGCGCTGCCGCTCGGGACGCCGGGCCCCAGCCGTTTCGCCGCCGTCGCCGCGCCCTTCGTCGCCGTCACCGGCCTCGACGGCGCGGAGATCGCGAGTTACACGATCACGGGCCTCGGCGAGGAGTCCGCGGTCGTGGCCCTGGAGCTCTACCGCCGCCAAGGCGCATGGAAGATCCGCGCCGTCGGCCAGGGGTACGCGGGAGGCCTCGCGGACCTGCTGGCCGACCACGGCCTGCCCGAGGCCGGGCGGCTGGCCACCGCCGTCCAGGAGGCCATCGCGGTCGGTGTCTCCCGCTCCGTGGCGGCGCCGTCGCCGCGTACGAGCGACGACGCCCGCGTTCGCGCGTCCGGGGCGGCGCCCGGCGCTGGGCCCGCGCGGACCGACGTCGAGCCACCCGGCGCCCAGCCGTCAGTTGCTCAGCCGTCCGTTGCCGTGCCGCCCCAACAGGGAGTCGCCGACGGCGGTCCCATCAGCTATGCGCATCCGCGCCGCCGGACCACCCCACCGCCACCGCCATCGTCGGTGCCCTCCGCCGCGCCGGCGGCCGCCCCGGGTGAGCCGGCCCGTCCGGTCGCGGGCGACGCCGCCGGCTGGTCCATGGACGAGCGGCTCTACAACCAGGTGTGGGGCATGTTCGAGGACCTGGCCCGCGCCGTCGCGGCCTTCCGAAGCGCCGTCGACTTCGCGGACTCGCGCAGGGAGCAGGAGCTGGACCGGGCCCTGTCCGACCCGTGCGGCCGCCTGGGCTCCGCCGGAAACCAGGCACGGGAAGAGGCCCACGCCAAGCGGGAGGACCTCGTCGCACGGGCCAAGGAGGTGCTCGACCGCGACCTCGCTCAGCTGACCGCCGAGTCCGAGGTCGTCGAGCCCGCGCTGCCGCCCGCGTACGCCCGCTGGGACAACCCGGTCTGGCATGCCTACCGGGTGCCGATGGAGATTCCCATGGCGCTGCGGATCGGTGACGTCCGGCTGCCCGAGCGGCCGGAGCTGCGCATCCCGATGCTGGTCAGGCTGCCGTTGGAACGGGGCCTGTGGATCGACGCGGGCCGCGTCGGCTCCGAGGCGGCCGCGTTCATGGATGCCGCGCAGATCAAGGGCCTCGCCGTGGACACGGCCGTGGCGATCGCGGCCCGGCTCCTTGCGGTCTACCCTGCCCATGAGTTCGCCGTCCATGTCATCGATCCCGCGGGCTCGGCCGCGAGTCGGCTCGCCCCGCTCACGCGGTCCGGGGTGCTGGCCGCGCCGCCCGCCGCGGGCGCCGCGGGCGTGTCCGAGGTGCTGGCGCGGCTCACCGAGCGGGTGGACCTCGTACAGATGGCGGCCCGGGGCGGAGCGGGCGCCGACGCCCTGCCGCCCGACATGGACACCGCCGAGCAGCTCCTGATCGTCAACGACTTTCCGCACGGCTTCGACGACCGCGCCCTGAACCAGCTGCGCTACCTGGCCGACGAGGGCCCCTCGGTGGGCGTCCACCTCCTGATGGTCGCCGACCGCGAGGACGCGAGCGAGTACGGGCCGGTGCTGCACCCGTTGTGGCGCTCGCTGCTGCGGCTGACGCCCATCCCCGAAGACCACCTCGCCGACCCGTGGGTGGGGCACGCCTGGACGTACGAGCCGCCGCTGGCGCCGTCGGGCAGCCGGGTCCTGGAGCAGGTGCTCGACCGGGTCGGCGAGGCCCGCGCGGCCTGGCCCCGCTAGCGCGCGGCCTGTCCCCAGCCGGCCTCGTCCGTCGGGTTGAGGCGGCTCGGGCTGGGCCGAAAGAATGAGCGAGGAACCGCCTCCACCTGGCCTTTTGGTTCTTCTTTACCCATCTCTTTACCTTCTCTTGGTTATTCGGGTAGGCTTCCTCCCAGCGGAGGGGAGTACTCCCGACTGCGGCGTTCCCGTCAATACGGACCCACGGGACGGGTCCCGGGGCGCCGGCCCGCGGTGCGAGGGAAGGCGCCCGGGTGGAAGAGACCTCCGGCAGCGACGACGCTGATCAGTAGCCGTACGACGCCGGAGGCGCAGTGGACGTTTCAATGACTTTGTGGGTGCTGACCATTCTTGGTCTGTGCGCCCTGATCGCGGCCGACTTCTTCATCGGGCGCAAGCCCCACGACGTATCGGTCAAGGAAGCCGGCATCTGGACCGTGGTCTGGATCGTGCTGGCCGCGCTCTTCGGCGTGGGTCTGCTGCTCTTCGGCAGCAGTCAGGCGTCGGGTGAGTTCTTCGCCGGATTCATCACCGAGAAGTCGCTCTCCGTCGACAACCTCTTCGTCTTCATCCTGATCATGGCGAAGTTCTCGGTGCCCTCGCACCTGCAGCAACGGGTGCTGCTCTTCGGCGTGTTGATCGCCCTCGTGCTGCGCGCCATCTTCATCGCGGCCGGCGCGGCGGTCATCGCCAACTTCTCGTGGGTCTTCTACATCTTCGGCGCGTTCCTGATCTACACCGCCTGGAAGCTCATCCAGGAGGCGCGCTCCGGCGACGAGGAGGAGGAGTTCGAGGAGAACCGCCTCCTGAAGTCCGTCGAGAAGAAGTTCGGCGTCGCCGACAAGTACCACGGCACCAAGCTGTTCGTGGCGAAGAACGGCAAGAAGATCATGACGCCGCTGATGGTCGTCATGCTCGCCATCGGCACCACCGACGTGCTCTTCGCGATGGACTCGATCCCGGCGATCTTCGGCCTCACCCAGGACCCGTACATCGTCTTCACCGCCAACGCCTTCGCGCTGATGGGCCTGCGCCAGCTGTACTTCCTGATCGGCGGACTGCTCAAGAAGCTGGTCCACCTCAGCTACGGCCTCTCGGTGATCCTCGGCTTCATCGGCGTGAAACTGGTGCTGCACGCCCTGCACGAGAACGGGGTGCACGTCCCGGAGATCTCCATCCCGGTCTCCCTCGGTGTCATCTGCGGCGTGCTGGTCATCACCACCATCACCAGCTTCGTCGCCGCCAAGAAGCAGGGGGCGGCCGAGGCGCCGGAGAAGGACAGCATCGGCGCCTGACCCAAAGCCGGAAGGGCCCCGAAGCCTGAAGGGCCCCGGGGTACCCATGGGCCCAAGACCCCAGGCCCTAGGGGCCGTGGCGGCACGACGAGAGGGCCCCCTACGCGGGGGCCGTCTCCGATTCCGTCCCGGGCGCCGGCCGCATCACCGCGTGCGGGCCCGTCTCGGGCAGCAGCGCGAAACAGCCCAGACTCAGCAGCCCGAGCCCGGTCAGATACGCGGCGACGCCCCACGGCGGGCTGTCACCGCGTGACAGCGCGGTCGCCACGATCGGGGTCAGCGCGCCGCCGAGCACCCCACCCAGGTTGTAGCCGACCGCGGCGCCCGTGCAACGCACCCTCGGCTCGTACAGTTCCGGCAGGTACGCGGCGATCACCGCGAACATCGAGATGAACGCCAGCATCGCGCCGAGGAACCCCACGAACATCCACAGCGGCTCGGCGGTCCCGAGCAGGGCCACCATCGGGAACATCCAGACCACTGTCGCCGCGCACCCCACGAGGCACAGCGGCCGCCTTCCGTAGCGGTCGCCCAGCAGCGCCGCGAGCGGGGTCAGCGCGCCCATGATCGCGACGGCCGCCATGATGCAGGCCAGCATCACCGTGCGGTCCACCCCGAGGCGCTCCGTCGCGTACGCGAGGGACCAGGTGGAGACCGCGTAGAAGACGGCGTATCCGACCGCGAGCGCACCCGCGGTCAGCAGGACCAACCGGCCGTGTCCACGCGCCACTTCGAGCAGCGGCAGCCTGACCGGTTCGCCCATCTCGCGGAAGTGCGGCGTCTCCGCGAGGGAGGTCCGCAGCAGCAGCCCGGTCAGCGCGAGCAGCCCCGCGCCCCAGAACGGGACCCGCCACCCCCAGGCGTGGAACTGGGCGTCGCTCAGGGCCGAGGACAGGGCGAGGACGACGCCGTTGGCGAGCAGGAAGCCGACGGACGGCCCGATCTGCGGAAAGCTCGTCCACAGCCCGCGCCGGTGGGCGGGCGCGTGCTCGGCGGTGAGCAGTACCGCGCCGCCCCATTCGCCGCCGAGCCCCAGCCCCTGGAGGAAGCGCAGCACGAGGAGCAGGACGGGCGCCGCGATGCCGAGCGTCGCGTACGAGGGCACACAGCCGACCGCCACCGTGGCGAGCCCGGTCAGGGCGAGTGAGGCGAACATGACCGGGCGGCGCCCGTAGCGGTCGCCGATGTGTCCGAAGACGACGGAGCCCAGGGGGCGGGCGAGGAAGCCGGCCCCGAAGGTGCCGAAGGCGGCCAGGGTTCC
Encoded here:
- the uvrB gene encoding excinuclease ABC subunit UvrB, with the protein product MRPVSKIERTVAPFEVVSPYQPSGDQPAAIAELEKRIRAGEKDVVLLGATGTGKSATTAWMIEKLQRPTLVMAPNKTLAAQLANEFRELLPNNAVEYFVSYYDYYQPEAYVPQSDTYIEKDSSINEEVERLRHSATNSLLTRRDVIVVASVSCIYGLGTPQEYVDRMVQLKVGDEIDRDQLLRRFVDIQYTRNDVAFARGTFRVRGDTIEIFPVYEELAVRIEMFGDEIEALSTLHPITGEIISEDQSLYVFPASHYVAGPERMEKAVNGIEKELEQRLAELEKQGKLLEAQRLRMRTTYDLEMLRQIGSCSGVENYSMHFDGRDPGTAPNTLIDYFPEDFLLVLDESHVTVPQIGAMYEGDASRKRTLVDHGFRLPSALDNRPLKWEEFLGRIGQTVYLSATPGKYELSRGDGFVEQIIRPTGLVDPEVVVKPTEGQIDDLVHEIRQRTEKDERILVTTLTKKMAEDLTDYFLELGIQVRYLHSDVDTLRRIELLRELRAGEYDVLVGINLLREGLDLPEVSLVAILDADKEGFLRSGTSLIQTIGRAARNVSGQVHMYADRVTPAMEKAIEETNRRREKQIAYNTERGIDPQPLRKKINDIVATIAREEVDTEQLLGTGYRQGKEGKAAKAPVPALGGKAAKTAKGAKKELTDRPAAELAGIIEEMTDRMRAAAADLQFEVAARLRDEVGELKKELRQMREAGLA
- a CDS encoding carbohydrate kinase family protein, whose protein sequence is MSGAGGAEAGRGRAAGGLLVVGDVVTDVVARYRGPLSTASDTAADIVTVAGGAGANAACWAVHSGLPDVRLLARVGRDAAAWHDLRLRRAGVRPLLVQDADTPTATVISLVDAATAERTFLTDSGAVHHLGPADWSPALLDGVAHLHLSGYLLFADRSRQLALLARDSARGAGVSVSVDPASSGFLADLGVERFLAAAEGADVLLPNAQEATYLTGLPEPADAAAKLSRLFPLVAVTLGSAGALVAAAGEVVARVPAPRARALDSTGAGDAFTGGFLAARLLGASPVRAAEAGCRAGALAVGAVGGRPLSRE
- a CDS encoding uridine kinase; this translates as MRFEAITWERLTDALAERAMRLKPADGGSWLRVGIDGAPAARTGELAQRLAQSLRLGGRSVLDVSTEGFLRPASLRYEYGHQDPDTYYDGWFDTGALWREVFGPLDPGGTGRVLSDLWDPVTDRATRSPYQVLPEGGVLIVHGPMLLGRWFPLDLTVHLRLAPHALRRRTEEDARWTLTALERYESEVRPTDVADVVVRVDDPRHPAWEAKGEQ
- a CDS encoding MHYT domain-containing protein, producing MHGTVDGFSYGLVTPVAAFIMACLGGALGLRCTARSVLSGRSFKAAWLALGATSIGSGIWTMHFIAMMGFSVHAVPLGYDRGITFASLVVAIVMVGIGIFIVGYRGATPMALVTGGTITGLGVATMHYLGMAGIKMNGEFEYNTFVVSISVVIAVVAATAALWAAVSVHGFMASLVASLVMGVAVSGMHYTGMAALSVQLHGGATGTSSGGESPAALLAPMLIGPVAFLVLAGVVVMFDPLVVMGKPDWQKRPPRQIPTPRHRPSFPERTSWAASEPPREGSASPHDW
- a CDS encoding TerD family protein, whose product is MTVNLSKGQAISLEKQGGGTLTAVRMGLGWQAAPRRGLFGKRTQEIDLDASAVLFADKQPVDVVFFRHLVSDDGSVRHTGDNLVGGAGQGGDDESILVDLARVPVHIDQIVFTVNSFTGQTFQEVQNAFCRLVDETNGQELARYTLDGGGQYTAQIMAKVHRAGAGWQMTAIGNPANGRTFQDLMPAILPHL
- a CDS encoding methylated-DNA--[protein]-cysteine S-methyltransferase codes for the protein MDSDAQFVEWTVVGSDIGPLLLAATGQGLVNVVFHADEAVRARAVRALAARFGTEPAPAVPGRAGPLEEPIRQIGAYFDGRLREFTLPLDWSLASGFNRQVLRELAAGVPYGTVVGYGDLAGRVGQPGAAQAVGAAMGANPLPVVVPCHRVVESGGGLGGFGGGLETKRQLLALEGVLPQPLF
- a CDS encoding pseudouridine-5'-phosphate glycosidase yields the protein MSCDDVRDAREITDVTEISKEVRTALEEGRPVVALESTIISHGLPRPCNLRVAQELEQLVRAGGAVPATIAVLDGRPRVGLDKGQLERVAHDELRKLGHRDLPMALATGVSGATTVSATAFLAERAGLRVFATGGLGGVHREWDRTQDESADLRLLATTPIAVVCAGVKSILDVPATLQRLETLGVPVVGYGTDRFPGFYLSSSGEPVDWTVRTPREAADVLRAHRSLALGSAVIVANPVPEAEQLDPRLHDEVLASGLAACRAQGITGQAVTPFLLAHLVEHTQGASLEANVAAVRGNVRLAAEIAAAL
- a CDS encoding cupin domain-containing protein, with product MDDATAPAGHNPQGPASFAVRVSDAALEPEPLDPAQIVSGSPEVTGKVLWESPDGKQIRGIWQITPGVVTDTEADELFVVVSGRATVEVAGGATLELGPGDACVLREGDRTTWTVHETLRKVYQISS